The following proteins come from a genomic window of Edaphobacter sp. 4G125:
- a CDS encoding FmdE family protein gives MRQAELAHGHLCAGQILGVRLAMLGCQRLGIVEPRTTDRKRLVTFVEIDRCATDAIAVVTGCRLGKRALKFRDWGKMAATFVDLNHQLAPQSDGTPAYKGIRISALESSKQRARELYPQIENKNQQQMLAYRELPDAELFHEQWVRVPIHPREMPGYKSARIACALCGEGINYDRNAIDPKGRILCHSCAAPESRYYELIQQDRQT, from the coding sequence ATGCGCCAGGCCGAACTCGCCCACGGCCATCTCTGCGCCGGACAGATCCTCGGCGTCCGCCTAGCTATGCTCGGCTGTCAGCGCCTCGGCATCGTCGAACCCCGCACCACCGACCGCAAACGCCTCGTCACCTTCGTCGAAATCGACCGCTGCGCCACCGACGCCATTGCCGTCGTCACCGGATGCCGTCTCGGCAAACGCGCTCTCAAGTTCCGCGACTGGGGAAAGATGGCTGCGACTTTCGTCGACCTCAACCACCAACTCGCGCCGCAATCCGATGGAACTCCCGCTTACAAAGGCATCCGCATCTCGGCGCTCGAGTCCTCCAAGCAACGTGCCCGCGAGCTTTACCCACAGATCGAAAACAAGAACCAGCAACAGATGCTCGCCTATCGCGAGCTTCCCGATGCTGAACTCTTTCACGAGCAGTGGGTCCGCGTCCCCATCCATCCCCGCGAAATGCCGGGCTACAAATCCGCTCGCATCGCCTGCGCTCTCTGCGGCGAAGGGATCAACTACGACCGCAACGCTATCGATCCCAAAGGCCGCATCCTCTGTCATTCCTGCGCCGCACCCGAATCCCGCTACTACGAACTGATTCAGCAGGATAGGCAGACGTAG
- a CDS encoding MarC family protein translates to MGVLWKHFALGFSALLPLVNPLGSALVFLGIVGLQPASVYRSLARQIAVNMVLFFAVIELIGSYLLSFFGISLPIVQLAGGVVVAAIGWGVLNQPDAEDAKRTASIQIASTEDDAQQRWGAKTFYPLMFPITAGPGCLVVMLTLSAHTMEGDSLTETVLARIGLLLAVVLLSVLVYVCYASAPKLASKISPATTHGILRVIAFILLCIGVQIAWKGLESLIKPLLMLRS, encoded by the coding sequence GTGGGCGTCTTATGGAAGCACTTTGCGCTGGGATTCAGCGCCCTGTTACCGTTGGTGAATCCGCTGGGATCGGCGCTGGTGTTTCTGGGAATTGTGGGGCTGCAGCCAGCTTCGGTGTACCGTTCGCTGGCTCGTCAGATTGCGGTGAACATGGTGCTGTTCTTCGCGGTGATTGAGCTGATCGGATCGTACCTGCTGTCGTTCTTCGGAATCTCACTGCCGATTGTGCAGCTTGCGGGAGGCGTGGTGGTGGCAGCGATCGGTTGGGGAGTGTTGAACCAGCCCGATGCCGAAGATGCGAAACGGACAGCAAGTATTCAGATCGCATCCACGGAAGACGATGCGCAGCAGCGATGGGGAGCGAAGACGTTTTATCCCCTGATGTTTCCGATCACAGCGGGTCCAGGATGTCTTGTCGTCATGCTGACGTTGAGCGCGCACACGATGGAGGGAGACAGCCTGACTGAAACTGTGCTCGCGCGCATTGGGTTGCTGCTGGCAGTCGTGTTGTTGAGTGTGTTGGTCTATGTCTGCTATGCATCGGCTCCTAAGCTTGCGTCGAAGATCTCTCCTGCAACAACTCATGGAATTCTGCGTGTGATCGCATTCATCCTGCTATGCATCGGAGTGCAGATCGCATGGAAGGGGTTGGAGTCGTTGATCAAGCCACTGCTGATGCTGCGGAGTTAA
- a CDS encoding NADP-dependent oxidoreductase, giving the protein MKALRLADSNASPRLIETTVPAPQPGPGQVLVRISATAITPTELDWYPTTHTSSGQPRTGAIPCHEFSGTVAALGEGTHDFTLDQAVFGMNDWFAAGALAEYCLTEASSIAPAPLTLTPIQAATIPISALTAWQGLFEHGHLHPGDRVLIHGGAGAVGIFAVQIAHLHGAHVIATASAHNFDLVRRLGADEVIDYHTTRFEDAISQPVDIVFDTVGGDALLRSFPLLKPGRFAVTISSDKESSQDPRIQHAFFIVKPHQRQLMEIAALIDTSKLVTFVDAAVPFSQAAEIYSNSSSHRSGHGKVVVTIAPAS; this is encoded by the coding sequence ATGAAAGCCTTGCGCCTTGCAGATTCCAACGCCTCGCCCCGGTTGATTGAAACCACCGTCCCCGCACCTCAGCCCGGTCCCGGACAGGTTCTTGTCCGCATCTCTGCTACCGCCATCACTCCGACCGAGCTCGATTGGTATCCCACAACGCACACTTCATCCGGCCAGCCGCGCACGGGTGCCATCCCCTGCCATGAATTTTCCGGGACCGTCGCTGCTCTCGGTGAAGGCACCCATGATTTCACCCTCGACCAGGCTGTCTTTGGCATGAATGACTGGTTCGCCGCCGGTGCGCTCGCAGAGTACTGCCTCACCGAGGCCTCTTCCATCGCTCCTGCCCCTCTCACACTCACACCGATTCAGGCCGCGACCATTCCCATCAGCGCCCTTACCGCATGGCAGGGACTCTTCGAGCACGGTCACCTTCATCCCGGCGATCGCGTCCTCATCCACGGAGGCGCAGGAGCGGTTGGGATCTTCGCCGTGCAGATCGCGCACCTCCACGGAGCCCACGTCATCGCTACCGCCTCTGCGCACAACTTCGACCTCGTCCGCCGCCTTGGAGCCGACGAGGTCATCGACTATCACACCACCCGCTTCGAAGATGCCATCTCTCAGCCCGTCGACATCGTCTTCGATACCGTAGGCGGCGATGCTCTTCTCCGTTCCTTCCCTCTCCTGAAACCCGGCCGCTTTGCTGTCACCATCAGTTCCGACAAGGAATCCTCTCAGGACCCACGCATTCAACACGCCTTCTTCATCGTCAAACCGCACCAGCGCCAGCTCATGGAGATCGCCGCACTCATCGATACCAGCAAACTCGTCACCTTCGTCGATGCCGCCGTTCCGTTCTCTCAGGCTGCGGAAATCTACTCCAACTCTTCCTCTCATCGTTCCGGCCACGGCAAGGTCGTTGTGACGATCGCTCCTGCCTCATAG
- a CDS encoding YqaE/Pmp3 family membrane protein, giving the protein MRLIIAFLLPWLTFFTIGRPFAGMICLVLQVTLLGWIPATIWAVYALSQYNTDQKIRRALRK; this is encoded by the coding sequence GTGAGACTCATCATTGCGTTTCTACTTCCCTGGCTTACCTTCTTTACCATCGGGCGACCCTTCGCCGGAATGATCTGTCTTGTTCTGCAGGTCACCCTTCTTGGTTGGATTCCGGCAACCATCTGGGCCGTGTACGCTCTTAGCCAATACAACACCGATCAAAAGATTCGTCGCGCTCTGCGTAAATAA